The following proteins come from a genomic window of Planctomycetota bacterium:
- a CDS encoding nucleotide sugar dehydrogenase — translation MHLTMVGTGYVGLVTGTCLANVGNHVTCVDVDQKKIDRLNKGEIPIYEPGLEEMVHRNAAHDRLHFTTERAKSYQEADMIFICVGTPSDENGKADLTAVMKVAEEIGQALEDGEGPFGGAIDEAKPKIIIVKSTVPVGTNQRVRAAIAERTNKPFYMGSNPEFLKEGAAINDFNKPDRVVIGVDHPDAGERLRELYEPFVRQGNPIYVLDVPSAEMVKYASNCMLATKISFINEIASLCEALGADIEQVRQGMCSDKRIGNQFLYPGLGFGGSCFPKDVLAGVSMGQMCNSPAELLRAVHEVNQRQRYRFIARIDKCFDGDLAGKKFAIWGLAFKPSTDDMRQAPSVTIIDHLLSNRATVTAYDPVAHESAEHIFRDRITYAADAMAALDGADALIICTEWDEFRTPEFAEMRQRMNRPVIFDGRNLYRPKTMAEQGFAYHSVGRRSVAPATTGAAQA, via the coding sequence ATGCATCTGACCATGGTGGGAACCGGTTATGTGGGCCTGGTGACGGGCACGTGTCTGGCGAACGTGGGGAACCACGTGACTTGCGTGGACGTGGACCAGAAGAAGATCGACCGCCTCAACAAGGGCGAGATTCCGATCTACGAGCCGGGGCTGGAGGAGATGGTGCATCGCAACGCGGCGCATGATCGCCTGCACTTCACCACCGAGCGCGCCAAGTCGTACCAGGAAGCCGACATGATTTTCATCTGCGTGGGCACGCCCAGCGATGAGAACGGGAAGGCGGACCTGACGGCCGTGATGAAAGTCGCGGAGGAAATCGGGCAGGCGCTCGAAGACGGCGAAGGCCCCTTCGGCGGCGCGATCGACGAGGCGAAGCCGAAGATCATCATCGTCAAGTCGACCGTGCCGGTCGGCACGAACCAGCGCGTGCGCGCGGCGATCGCCGAGCGGACGAACAAGCCGTTTTACATGGGCTCCAACCCGGAGTTCCTCAAGGAAGGCGCGGCGATCAATGACTTTAACAAGCCCGACCGCGTGGTGATCGGCGTGGATCATCCGGACGCGGGCGAGCGTCTGCGCGAGCTTTACGAGCCGTTCGTGCGGCAGGGCAATCCGATTTACGTGCTCGACGTGCCGTCGGCGGAGATGGTCAAGTACGCGAGCAACTGCATGCTGGCGACGAAGATCAGCTTCATCAACGAAATCGCCTCGCTGTGCGAAGCGCTCGGGGCGGACATCGAGCAGGTGCGGCAGGGCATGTGCTCCGACAAACGCATCGGCAACCAGTTCCTGTACCCCGGGCTGGGCTTCGGCGGATCGTGCTTCCCGAAGGATGTGCTCGCGGGCGTGAGCATGGGTCAGATGTGCAACTCGCCGGCGGAACTGCTGCGTGCGGTGCATGAAGTGAACCAGCGCCAGCGCTACCGCTTCATCGCGCGCATCGACAAATGTTTCGACGGCGATCTGGCGGGCAAGAAATTCGCCATCTGGGGACTGGCGTTCAAGCCCAGCACGGACGACATGCGTCAGGCCCCGTCCGTGACGATCATCGACCATCTGCTCTCGAACCGCGCGACGGTGACGGCCTACGACCCGGTCGCTCACGAAAGCGCCGAGCACATTTTCCGCGACCGGATCACGTACGCCGCCGACGCCATGGCGGCGCTGGACGGGGCGGATGCATTGATCATCTGCACCGAGTGGGACGAGTTCCGCACGCCGGAGTTCGCGGAGATGCGTCAGCGGATGAACCGCCCGGTGATTTTCGACGGTCGGAATCTGTATCGGCCCAAGACGATGGCCGAGCAGGGATTCGCGTATCACTCGGTGGGGCGCCGCAGCGTGGCCCCGGCGACGACGGGCGCGGCTCAGGCATGA
- a CDS encoding TIM barrel protein, with protein sequence MKIGFNLLLWTGFVEQEHHPLLEKLKAAGYDGVEIPLFAGDVEHYTKLGRVLKNNGLQCTAVTVMPDEQHSCVSPDAASRAGAFDHLKWAIDCCHAMEAQTLLGPFHQPLGIFTGEGGTATEKAHAAEVHRKAADYAQNAGVVLALEYLNRFECYFLNTMADAAKYVKQVNHPNFGTMYDTFHANIEEKDPVGIIKPNVGVIRHVHISENDRGTPGFGHIDMAAAIGGLKAAGYDGWLTIEAFGRALPALAAATRVWRDFFPSPEHVYTEGIKTIKKHWK encoded by the coding sequence ATGAAAATCGGATTCAACCTGCTTCTGTGGACCGGCTTCGTCGAACAAGAGCATCATCCGCTGCTGGAGAAGCTCAAGGCGGCGGGCTACGACGGTGTGGAAATCCCGCTTTTCGCCGGGGATGTCGAGCATTACACGAAGCTGGGCCGCGTGCTCAAGAACAACGGGCTTCAGTGCACGGCCGTGACGGTCATGCCCGATGAGCAGCACAGTTGCGTGAGCCCCGATGCGGCGAGCCGGGCGGGGGCGTTCGATCATCTCAAGTGGGCGATCGACTGCTGTCACGCGATGGAGGCGCAGACGCTGCTCGGGCCTTTCCATCAGCCGCTGGGCATTTTCACCGGTGAAGGCGGCACCGCGACCGAAAAGGCCCATGCCGCCGAGGTGCACCGCAAGGCCGCCGACTACGCCCAGAACGCCGGCGTCGTGCTCGCGCTCGAGTACCTCAACCGCTTCGAGTGCTACTTCCTGAACACGATGGCCGACGCCGCCAAGTACGTGAAACAGGTCAATCATCCCAACTTCGGCACGATGTACGACACGTTCCACGCCAACATCGAAGAAAAAGACCCCGTTGGGATCATCAAGCCCAACGTCGGCGTGATTCGACACGTGCACATCTCCGAAAACGACCGCGGTACGCCGGGATTCGGGCATATCGACATGGCCGCCGCCATCGGCGGACTCAAGGCGGCGGGTTATGACGGCTGGCTGACGATCGAGGCCTTCGGCCGGGCGCTGCCCGCGCTCGCCGCCGCCACACGCGTCTGGCGCGACTTTTTCCCGAGCCCCGAGCACGTCTACACCGAAGGCATCAAGACGATCAAAAAGCACTGGAAGTGA
- a CDS encoding NAD-dependent epimerase/dehydratase family protein, translated as MSTLKRILVTGGAGFIGSHLCERLVRDGHDVICLDNFFTSQKTTIAHLLDEPNFELIRHDITHPVWLEVDEIYNLACPASPVHYQHNPIKTIKTSVIGAATVLGMAKRTNAKVLQASTSEVYGDPTVHPQPESYRGNVNPIGPRACYDEGKRCAETLFFDYHRANKVNIRVVRIFNTYGPRMHPYDGRVVSNFILQALRNEDITLYGDGQQTRSFCYVDDLVRGLELMMAAPDDLTGPVNIGNPDEFTIRQLAEKVIALTNSKSKLVFMPLPVDDPMQRKPDITLAKARLGWEPTVKLDAGLTRTIDYFSKLNLDAYRPPTKSHKLPR; from the coding sequence ATGAGCACGCTCAAACGCATCCTCGTCACCGGCGGCGCCGGATTCATCGGCTCGCATCTGTGCGAACGCCTCGTCCGCGACGGGCACGATGTCATCTGCCTCGATAATTTCTTCACGAGCCAGAAGACGACCATCGCGCATCTGCTCGATGAACCGAACTTCGAATTGATCCGCCACGACATCACGCACCCGGTCTGGCTCGAAGTCGACGAAATCTACAACCTGGCGTGTCCCGCCTCGCCCGTGCACTATCAGCACAATCCGATCAAGACGATCAAGACGTCGGTGATCGGGGCGGCGACGGTATTGGGCATGGCCAAGCGGACGAACGCGAAAGTGCTTCAGGCCTCGACGAGCGAAGTGTACGGCGATCCGACCGTGCACCCGCAGCCCGAAAGCTACCGCGGGAACGTCAATCCGATCGGCCCCCGCGCCTGTTACGACGAAGGCAAGCGCTGCGCCGAGACGCTGTTTTTCGACTATCACCGCGCCAACAAGGTCAACATCCGCGTCGTGCGCATCTTCAACACCTACGGGCCGCGCATGCACCCCTACGACGGGCGGGTCGTGAGCAATTTCATTCTTCAGGCGCTTCGCAACGAGGACATCACGCTCTACGGCGACGGGCAGCAGACGAGGAGTTTCTGTTACGTGGACGACCTGGTGCGGGGGCTGGAACTGATGATGGCGGCGCCGGACGATCTGACGGGCCCGGTCAACATCGGCAACCCGGATGAGTTTACGATTCGTCAGCTCGCGGAGAAGGTCATCGCGCTGACGAATTCGAAGTCGAAACTGGTGTTCATGCCGCTGCCGGTGGACGATCCGATGCAGCGCAAGCCGGACATCACGCTGGCCAAGGCCCGGCTGGGTTGGGAGCCGACGGTCAAGCTCGATGCGGGGCTGACGCGGACGATCGATTATTTCAGCAAGCTGAATCTCGATGCGTATCGCCCGCCGACCAAGAGCCACAAACTGCCGCGCTGA
- a CDS encoding glycosyltransferase yields MQVHVLSLRNCSTEPAWGCVVEFENVIQQTCDAVLITPEYRTLRDKLPRPIRRLVAGYKLEHAFDNNVPKSERLLVLVGLSPRSMEAMGAISDLRSVYGKVCAYIFDAWEPHFQKYAALFDHIFIPLTGTLDRFRSAYRVPVDYVPLAADVLNFGENRPDRYIDLLGYGRQYQPHSDYFAKEFNRRGSGGTYYHTTIDNLQIPSFEAHRRLFWQILRQSKLALAYDHLRTPSVRKFSAPMLGQRWFECLACGCAIVGWRPRCADADELMDWPDATIELSESPERALDEIHELLSDKPRLDRMHHNNFIQALARHDWRHRLAAMFTKMNLPLPDNLTAALSHMQYVVDQFRHADTSTSIPQPVIEMRESTRISCNTSE; encoded by the coding sequence ATGCAGGTTCATGTGTTATCGCTCAGAAATTGCAGCACGGAGCCCGCATGGGGCTGCGTGGTCGAATTTGAAAATGTCATTCAGCAGACATGCGACGCGGTGCTGATCACGCCCGAATACCGCACGCTGCGCGACAAGCTTCCGCGCCCGATCCGCCGGCTCGTCGCGGGCTACAAACTCGAACACGCCTTCGACAACAACGTGCCCAAATCCGAGCGTCTGCTCGTGCTCGTGGGCTTGAGCCCGCGGTCGATGGAGGCGATGGGGGCGATCTCCGATTTGCGGTCGGTCTACGGCAAGGTGTGCGCGTATATCTTCGATGCGTGGGAGCCGCACTTTCAGAAGTACGCGGCGCTGTTCGACCATATCTTCATCCCGCTCACGGGAACGCTCGATCGGTTCCGCAGTGCGTACCGTGTGCCCGTGGACTACGTGCCGCTGGCGGCGGACGTGCTCAATTTCGGGGAGAATCGGCCGGACCGCTACATCGACCTGCTCGGCTACGGGCGACAGTATCAGCCGCACAGCGACTACTTCGCCAAGGAGTTCAACCGCCGCGGGTCCGGCGGGACGTACTATCACACGACGATCGACAATCTGCAGATTCCGTCGTTCGAGGCGCATCGCCGGCTGTTCTGGCAGATTCTTCGGCAGTCGAAACTCGCGTTGGCGTACGATCATCTTCGCACGCCTTCGGTGCGCAAGTTCAGCGCGCCGATGCTGGGGCAGCGGTGGTTCGAGTGTCTGGCGTGCGGGTGCGCGATCGTGGGTTGGCGCCCGAGATGCGCGGATGCGGACGAGTTGATGGACTGGCCCGATGCGACGATCGAATTGTCCGAATCGCCCGAGCGGGCGCTGGACGAGATTCATGAATTGCTTTCGGACAAACCGCGCCTCGACCGCATGCATCACAACAACTTCATCCAGGCGCTGGCGCGTCACGATTGGCGGCACCGGCTCGCCGCCATGTTCACGAAGATGAACCTGCCCCTGCCGGACAATCTCACCGCCGCGCTGTCGCACATGCAGTACGTCGTCGACCAGTTCCGCCACGCCGACACGTCCACGTCCATTCCCCAACCCGTCATCGAGATGCGGGAAAGCACCCGAATCTCCTGCAACACCTCCGAATAA
- the glmS gene encoding glutamine--fructose-6-phosphate transaminase (isomerizing), with protein MCGIVGYLGCKSAQSTLLEGLKRLEYRGYDSAGIACVETDGLRVVRSAGRISVLEDRLKQSGALTGRIGIAHTRWATHGPPTENNAHPHTDAAGRIALVHNGIIENYTALRQYLADKGVACVSDTDTEVLAKMVGYLYATGKFDLEAAVQAALREVTGAYAIAVICADEPDTLVVARKGSPMIIGLGDNCFVAASDASAIIAHTAQVMTLDDYQVARLRLTADGCDVRTTTVDNVPVTRDVEELEMNLEQIELGGYPHFMIKEIMEQPQSLTNALRGRIDRREGRVVLGGINSFARELVRARRVILTGQGTAWHACLLGEYLIEDLAKIPAETEYASEFRYRNPIIEDGTVVIAVSQSGETADTLAALREAKERGALALGAVNAVGSSIARETDAGVYLHVGPEIGVASTKAFMGQVAVLTLLALFMGRRKFLSADAMDHYLEELEKLPEHVTQVLQQSDYIREEVAKVIDRENWLFLGRGYNYPVALEGALKLKEISYIHAEGMPAAEMKHGPIALIDQGMPVVFVVPSGSQYEKAISNIEEVKARGGRIIAVADEGDTHIEKYAHTVLRIPSVPEPLQPLLSVVPLQLLAYHAAVLRGHDVDKPRNLAKSVTVE; from the coding sequence ATGTGCGGAATCGTCGGTTATCTCGGTTGCAAATCCGCCCAGTCCACCCTGCTCGAAGGCCTCAAGCGCCTCGAATACCGCGGCTATGACTCGGCCGGCATCGCCTGCGTCGAAACCGACGGCCTGCGCGTCGTCCGCTCCGCCGGCCGCATCAGCGTCCTGGAAGACCGCCTCAAGCAGTCCGGCGCTCTGACCGGCCGCATCGGCATCGCCCATACCCGCTGGGCCACCCACGGTCCGCCCACCGAAAACAACGCCCACCCGCACACCGACGCCGCCGGCCGCATCGCACTCGTCCACAACGGCATCATCGAAAACTACACCGCCCTGCGACAGTACCTCGCCGACAAGGGCGTCGCCTGCGTCTCCGACACCGACACGGAAGTGCTCGCCAAGATGGTCGGCTACCTCTACGCCACCGGCAAGTTCGACCTCGAAGCCGCCGTCCAGGCCGCCCTGCGCGAAGTCACCGGCGCGTACGCCATCGCCGTCATCTGCGCCGATGAACCCGACACCCTCGTCGTCGCCCGCAAGGGTTCGCCGATGATCATCGGCCTCGGCGACAACTGCTTCGTCGCCGCCTCCGACGCCTCCGCCATCATCGCCCACACCGCGCAGGTCATGACCCTCGACGATTATCAGGTCGCGCGGCTCCGTCTGACCGCCGACGGCTGCGACGTCCGCACCACGACCGTCGACAACGTCCCCGTGACGCGCGACGTCGAAGAGCTGGAGATGAACCTCGAGCAGATCGAACTGGGCGGGTATCCGCACTTCATGATCAAGGAGATCATGGAGCAGCCGCAGTCGCTGACCAATGCCCTGCGCGGCCGCATCGACCGGCGCGAGGGCCGGGTCGTCCTCGGCGGGATCAACAGCTTCGCGCGCGAACTGGTGCGCGCCCGCCGCGTGATCCTCACCGGTCAGGGCACCGCATGGCACGCGTGTCTGCTCGGCGAATACCTCATCGAGGATCTGGCGAAAATCCCCGCCGAGACCGAGTACGCCAGCGAATTCCGCTACCGCAATCCGATCATCGAGGACGGCACGGTCGTCATCGCCGTCAGCCAGTCGGGCGAAACCGCCGACACGCTCGCCGCCCTGCGCGAAGCGAAGGAGCGCGGGGCGCTGGCGCTGGGCGCGGTCAACGCCGTCGGCTCGTCGATCGCGCGCGAAACCGATGCGGGCGTGTACCTGCACGTGGGACCCGAAATCGGCGTGGCGTCCACCAAGGCCTTCATGGGCCAGGTCGCCGTGCTGACGTTGCTGGCGCTGTTCATGGGCCGTCGCAAATTCCTCAGCGCCGATGCGATGGACCATTATCTCGAAGAACTCGAGAAGCTGCCCGAGCATGTCACCCAGGTGCTCCAGCAATCCGACTACATCCGCGAGGAAGTCGCCAAGGTGATCGATCGCGAGAACTGGCTCTTCCTCGGGCGCGGCTACAACTACCCCGTCGCGCTCGAAGGCGCCTTGAAACTCAAGGAAATCAGCTACATTCACGCCGAGGGCATGCCCGCCGCCGAGATGAAGCATGGCCCGATCGCGCTGATCGATCAGGGCATGCCCGTCGTCTTCGTCGTCCCCTCCGGCTCGCAGTACGAGAAGGCGATCAGCAACATCGAAGAAGTCAAAGCCCGCGGCGGGCGCATCATCGCCGTCGCCGATGAAGGCGATACGCATATCGAAAAGTACGCCCACACGGTCCTGCGCATCCCGTCGGTTCCCGAACCGCTCCAGCCGCTCTTGAGCGTCGTGCCGCTTCAGCTCCTCGCCTACCACGCCGCCGTCCTGCGCGGCCACGACGTCGACAAGCCGCGCAATCTCGCCAAGAGCGTCACGGTCGAGTAA